ctgttacagttcatataagaaatgcagtcaactgaaataaattattaggccttaatctatggatttcacatgactgggaatacagatatgcatcagtTGGTCACAGAAACTGTCACGGTTCCCCCATGTTCTGTTTCTCATTCTATGCACCAGTTCTGGAAGccctgattagtaattgtatatatTTGCCCTCTGTTCAGCATTGTCTTGGTCGGTCATTGTTGCCATGTCTGTTGGCTACTGAGTACCTATGCTTTATTTCGGCTTTCGAGCTGTGTGTATTGTGCAATTGTTATTACGTGTCCTGTTTATTTATTAGAGGTTTACCCTCACTGTTTTATTTGGATTACATCCCTGtgtttttgtatacgtgtttgttttgtgcttcgtccccgtgccttttCATGGTATGTGGTATTTTTGGGTGAAGTATTAAACCCCCCTACTACGtcttcctgcgcctgtctccaatcATTTACACTACGAGACAGATGCCTTAAATGGGTCTCACAAtcagcctcaggatctcgtcacggtatctctgtgcctTAATAACATCTGAAAGTggcacagaggtctaaggcactgtatttcaGTGCAagcggcgtcactacagactctggttcgataccaggctgtatcacaaccggctgtgattgggagtcccatagggcggtgcacaattggcccagtgacatacgggttaggtgagggtttggccggggtagggtgtCATTGTAAAATACCCAAatgacccaaatgcagacacaggaggcagatggttgaacTCCAATATTTATTATatcaaaaggggtaggcaaaaggcaggtcggggacaggcgagaattcaaacagtaccaggcgattggcaggctcgaggtcagaacaggcagagtgatCAGGCAGGTGGCTTCGacgtcaggacaggcagagtgatcAGGCAGGCGGCTTCGacgtcaggacaggcagagtgatcAGGCAGGCGGCTTCGacgtcaggacaggcagagtgatcAGGCAGGTGGCTTCGacgtcaggacaggcagagtgatcAGGCAGGCGGCTTCGacgtcaggacaggcagagtgatcAGGCAGGTGGCTTCGacgtcaggacaggcagagtgatcAGGCAGGTGGCTTCGacgtcaggacaggcagagtgatcAGGCAGGCGGCTTCGacgtcaggacaggcagagtgatcAGGCAGGCGGCTTCGACGTCAGGacgtcaggacaggcagagtgatcAGGCAGGCGGCTTCggcgtcaggacaggcagagtgatcAGGCAGGCGGCTTCggcgtcaggacaggcagagtgatcAGGCAGGTGGCTTCggcgtcaggacaggcagagtgatcAGGCAGGCGGCTTCggcgtcaggacaggcagagtgatcAGGCAGGCGGCTTCggcgtcaggacaggcaagggtaaaAACCAGGAGGGCTCGAGAAAAAACAGACTAGGAAAAATAGGAGCTGGTTGCTTggcaaacaagatgaactggcacagagagacaggaaacactgggataaattcACTGGGGACTAAAGGGGAAAAACAGGAGACACCAAGAGGTGGGTGAAGAAAATcaccaagacaggtgaaacagatcagggcgtgacatagttaaataaaggtaaataaactATTCTGGAGTCATAGAATTTCAGTGTGTTTCAGAGGGAGGAGATATGTTGCAACACTGTTCTCTACTTCTAAACACTTATGAATCAGCTGCACAAAGGGTGCTATGTTTTAAATATCCACATTCCACCATGTGGGAAAGAAAAGCCCTGGCATTATTAAATCATGGTTTGTTTAAACACTCCCCAACAACCTAAAATGTAAGtaatttgtctgtctgtgtgtgtgtggccttgcGAGGAAAATCCACTGACTGTCCCTGTGACTCAATAAATAGCAACTCAGTTCAATGAAAGGAAGAGTGTTACCACTTGAAATGATTTCTCTGTGTTACTGAGCAGATGTGATTCCTAATAAGGTATTTCCTATTGGGCTAACAATTAAGCTTATTCTGTgggagacctgggttcaaatcccaccagtGACATCTCTGTGACTCAAGCAATACCTATGGATAACACTGATATTTCTTATTTCCAAGGACAGGTTATTAGTCTTTCATTGGAAGCATTACTAAACCACCCACTACTTTCAAGCATGGTTGAGATGCTTGTCCTTGATGGCGTAACAAAGTCTTCaaagctcctgcttttcccagtctctctttttctcgccctcctgatTTTGACACTTGCCCGTCTtgtctctgagcctgcctgcctgaccacactgcctgcccctgaccctgattACTGAcatctgcctgccttgacctgtcgtttgcctgccctgtTGCTGTAATATACATTGTAACTCTgacacagtctgcatctgggtcttaccttcaaacctgatacccctaccttgtcacaacacaactgattagctcaaatgtattaaaatggaaataaattccacaaattaacttttaacatgacacaactgttaattgaaatgcattccatgtgactacctcatgaagctggctgagagaatgccaagagtgtgcaaagctttcatctaggcaaagggtggctactttgaagaatcttaaatataaaatatgttttgatttatttaacactttttggttactacatgattccatatgtgttatttcacagttttgatgtcttcactacactttattctacaatgtagaaaatagtacaaataaagaaatacccttgaatgaggaggtgtgtacagttttgactggtactgtatatttttgacaacttttactttaacCCCATTACAGTTCTAAAGAAAATaatttactttttactccatacatgttccctgacacccaaaagtactcattacatttcgaATGCTAAGTAGAACAGGAaagtggtccaattcacacatttATCACATCCGAACAtccgtggtcatccctactgtctctgatctggcggactcactaaacacagtTGCTTCATTTCTAAGTTGTGTAAATTATGGAATTGTAGATTATGGAATGGACAATATCTACATGTGTATTTATCCAACTGTTTTATATcaaacaaatgtaaatgttttttgtcttagccaggggcatgctccaacactctcCATAAATTAATTAAACAAGAACATTGTGCTGTCTGGAATGTGAAAAatattttacttttgatacatgagttgtcaggatttggccagggttgttccgggttttggtcactagatgcccccattgtgatttttgaccttatgttttttcccttgttccccattattatttgcacctgtgcctcgttttccctgattgtatttaaacccttagtttccctcagttctgtgctctgtgtttgtatgttagcacccagccctagtgttctgtgtattcttgtcgtttccggtggatgctcttgtggaattctgtttttgtttttgagtatctcttgaggcttttttgtgctatacctaccaccttttggatttgccattttgtattgaaggacttctccttttttactttattaaatacaccgtcttaagtactgctgtgtctgcctcatcttctgggttctgctgactattcgtggctcagttggttaagtgactgtttctcactccggagacccaggttcgtaaccgggtcctgacatgaGTTCTGTATAttgaaaaccaaatacttttagattttACTCAATgactattttactgggtgacaatCAATTTTACATCAGTCATTTTCTACTAAGGTAtcattacttttactcaagtctgacgattgggtactttttccaccacctGCTATCGTTACACTATAATAACAAGTAAGTACCCATCAAGATACACTTCCTTTTAACAAGCAAAATCCTGTGTAACACCTAGTAATTACATTGCACTTATGCAGATATTACATGTACTCTGGTGTACTAGTGTATTTTTTTCTCCCACTTGGATCACACTTCCGTAAGCTTGAAAATGAGGGTCAGTTTGTCAGGATGGGTAAGGTACTGTATAAGTTGGTGAATATAGTGGAAACTTGCCCATTTGTAACAAGTATGGAAACAAGTATTCGTTGTTACACTTCTGTAATTACAGACCGCAATTACTATCAGGTACATCTTGTTATTACATTGTAAGTTGTTATAGTTAACTGCAATACTCATTACAGTATAATTACACATGCAATTACACTATAATAAGCACTACTTGAAAGAAAGTGTCACCGGCCTTCTCTGAGTCAAGTTGGAGGACCAATTCTGGGAGTGACCAGGTTTCAGGGGAAATATGCAGTCTTTTTAATTCTCTGGCTGAGATTTTTTCGAACCATGTGAACGTTTGTGTGAATATGTTGGTCTAACCAATGGGGCTGGTGTGTTGCTTGAAGCAGTGTGACCATGTCAACAACTCTATAGTCTCTTCAGTCAGACATCCTCTGGCAAATTAATCTGAGTCAGATTGTTTATGTTTGTCTTTATAGCTCAGTATTGGCCTCACTGTTGTACTGTGGGTGGTGATGGACTTGTGATTGTAAGTTTTCCCCAGAAATGTATATCTACACTAGCGTTCCACAGGGGTGCTGGCCCATGTAAAACCCAGCAgaattgcagttcttgacactaaccggtgcgcctggcacttactaccatatcatggaaagagcaggaatTCCTGAtatgttgtacactcagtgtatacatgATATGGTCCAGTCTGGTAGAGCATGTCATATCGGGTATGAGGGTTGACGCTATGGTCTGGTTTGGCATAGAGACAGACGTGGCAGAACAGGTATACTGTTTCATTACAAGTTAAATGAAATTTTGACCAACAATACAATTCTAGTGCAATGCTCAAGGTGTGATGTGTATATCCATGATCTGATTAAGTACACAAACAAATAATTGTTGAGCAAATTGTTCAGAAAACAAGTCATCTATGTCTTATTATTGTTTGTTTTATTTGAAAAAATTAAATACATGACAATAAATATATCAAAGACAGGTTTTATATCAACAATCCTATTATGTTCTTCCTTAATGTCTATACTGTATACATAAAACATagaaatatatacaaataaataataCCATTTGTAGGGCAGTGTCCCTATCACTGTCCTGACTCATTGATTGAAGTCTCTTTGGACCAGAAGGAACAGTGCCCCCTACTGGCACTCCAACACCACTTGTTCTGGTTGTTGTCTACCATCCAAGACCTGACTGGGGCCAACCAcacttcagaggcaagccagcagagGGGTTGCAGGGTGGCACAGCCTCCAGTGCCAGACAAAGAGTGATCAAGTGCTAGTGGTGGTATGTGTGGAGAGAGTCTCAATGGAACGTTGATTCTGACGCTGTTGAATTCTGTAGGAGAGAAGGTGTGCTGATGAACCCTCTGAGATACATGTTAGAATAAACTTCATGGCAGACTATATTTATGGCTGAATAGATCCTGTACACTGTTAAGCTTTATGGAAGAATACATTTTGGTCAGAATAGATCCTGTACTCGGTTAAGCTTCATGGAAGAATACATTTTCTTCAGAATAGAGAGTGTACTCTTAAGCTTCATGGAAGTTTATATTTATGGAAGAATCGATACTGTACCCTACCCTGTGAAGCTTCAAACCATATTTATTTAGAGGAaaatacaggtaactgacaaaataaaggaaacaacaACATTGTTTTCTCTTAATGGGTCGTTGGGCCACtgcgagccagaacagcttcaacgcACCTTGAGATaaattctacaagtgtctggaactctattggagggatgcaacatcCTTATTAcacgagaaattccatcatttggtgttttgttgatggtggtgaaaacactgtctcaggcgccgctccagaatctcacataagtgttcaattgagttgagatctggtgactgagacggccatggcatatggtttacatcgttttcatgctcatcaaaccgtTCAGTGACCAGTCGTGCCCTGTGatggggggcattgtcatcctatgggtgaataaccatggtagccaaaataactGGACCTTCCCAGCATTTTTATGCATGACGGGATGTTAATTGCGTAGGAATtgctcaggaaccacacctgtgtggaagcacctgctttcaacaTTCTTTGTATCCCTCATATACTCAAGTGTTCAGGTGTACCAGTACATGGCCCATGATCTATATGGCACACATAGATGACattatctaactaggcaagtcagttaagaacaaattcttattcacagtGGCGGCTTACACTGGCCAAATCCAGATGACTCTGGGACAATTATGAGTTGCattttgggactcccaatcacggcaggtggtgatacagcctggaattgaaccagggtgtctgtagtgacgcctcaagcactgagatgcagtgccttagacccctgctccactcaggagcccaatatatcaaatgaaataaaaatgaTAAATATATGTACtccaccattcaaaagtttgtggtcacttagaaatgtctttgtttttgaaagaaaagcacagtgTAGACAGTACAGTGTAGACGTTATTAAtggtgtaaatgactattgtagctggaaactgattattttgaatggaatatctacataggcgtacagaggtccattatcagcaaccgtcactCCAAATAATAACATCATTCTGACTTCAGAAAATAGCCTGTGCAATAAAACATCCATAAACTCACACTTTGATTTGTCTTTCAATCAGCGTTTTGGCAAAATTCCCATTTGGGTCGAGACAGAGCAAACCCCTGGTTTTCAGTGTGACACTgatagggagacagacagagaaaaagagagaaggggtggggggggagagaaaaatagtgggtgggagggagggagatgtttaATTAAATGAATAATTGAAATATATTTGGAAAGCGTGCATCTAATTTtcttacattacagtacagtactgtaatgtATGGTATAATGTATGGTATAAAAACTCACATGACTTCTTCCTTAGAGCAGTGTGAGCGAGGACGGTAATAGGTC
Above is a genomic segment from Oncorhynchus masou masou isolate Uvic2021 chromosome 23, UVic_Omas_1.1, whole genome shotgun sequence containing:
- the LOC135509926 gene encoding interleukin-8-like, which gives rise to MNTAMTVIVLLVCSDVIYMIQGRGIQYPRCRCPKVHTGGVNISLIRKLTYYRPRSHCSKEEVIVTLKTRGLLCLDPNGNFAKTLIERQIKVIQQRQNQRSIETLSTHTTTST